One segment of Acidobacteriota bacterium DNA contains the following:
- the deoC gene encoding deoxyribose-phosphate aldolase, translating into MSYSTLDIERLVQIVTEEVLRATGGAPGGRCTCHSVHVDCCPDRLRGVLDAGASRLGLQASGAPAGTVAGLIDHTLLKADATQAEIETLCAEARAHGFATVCLNPTWITLAARLLHGSPVGVCTVVGFPLGATTPDVKQYETRRAIFDGVTEVDTVINIGALKSGDVRTVQLDIDAVVDACRAAGVVSKVIIETALLTDEEKVTACTLAKAAGATFVKTSTGFARAGATPADVALMRRVVGAEMGVKAAGGVRDLSGAQEMVKAGATRIGASAGVKIVQESKGATVAPVSGASGY; encoded by the coding sequence ATGAGCTACTCGACGCTGGACATCGAACGGCTGGTGCAGATTGTCACCGAGGAAGTGCTGCGCGCGACGGGCGGTGCGCCGGGGGGCAGGTGTACGTGCCACAGCGTGCACGTCGACTGCTGCCCGGATCGACTGCGCGGCGTGCTCGATGCGGGCGCGAGCCGCCTCGGGCTGCAGGCGTCAGGTGCGCCGGCGGGGACCGTTGCCGGACTGATCGACCACACGCTGCTGAAGGCCGACGCGACGCAGGCCGAGATCGAGACGCTGTGCGCCGAAGCGCGCGCACACGGCTTCGCGACGGTGTGCCTCAATCCCACGTGGATCACGCTCGCGGCGCGCCTGCTGCACGGGAGTCCCGTGGGCGTGTGTACGGTGGTGGGATTCCCGCTCGGCGCCACGACGCCGGACGTGAAGCAGTACGAGACGCGTCGCGCGATCTTCGACGGCGTGACTGAGGTCGACACGGTGATCAACATCGGCGCGCTCAAGTCCGGCGACGTGCGTACGGTGCAACTGGACATCGATGCCGTGGTCGACGCGTGCCGCGCGGCAGGTGTGGTGAGCAAGGTGATCATCGAGACGGCGCTGCTCACCGACGAGGAAAAGGTCACCGCCTGTACGCTCGCCAAGGCCGCGGGCGCGACGTTCGTGAAGACGTCCACGGGCTTCGCGCGTGCGGGCGCGACGCCTGCCGACGTCGCCTTGATGCGGCGCGTGGTGGGCGCGGAGATGGGCGTGAAGGCCGCTGGCGGCGTGCGCGACCTGAGCGGTGCGCAGGAGATGGTCAAGGCCGGCGCCACGCGCATTGGCGCGAGCGCCGGCGTCAAGATCGTGCAGGAATCGAAGGGCGCGACCGTTGCGCCGGTAAGCGGCGCGTCGGGTTACTGA
- a CDS encoding amidohydrolase — MRIERNALTRVCLRVVATLAMAAGSACRPAADAQDGRQLASLVITGGTIVTMDDARHVLSPGAIAVAGTDIVGVGTPEEIAAAFSPAETVDATGQVVLPGLINTHTHAAMVLYRGLGNDLNLQDWLSKYIFPAEGKTVSPEFVRAGTRLAALEMILGGTTTFVDMYYFEEEVAEAAKEAGLRGVLGQTIIQFPVGDARTPEEALARAQTFIARYKGDALVTPAVAPHSMYTLSADTLRATDRLARERRVPLLIHLEETRTEREDAIRTLGLSPTGYLAKLALLGPHVIGAHGVWLGPNDIRLVAESGTAISHNPESNMKLASGTAPLGDYAAAGVTVGLGTDGAASNNDLDMFEAMRQAAFLQKVVRADPTVAPASFVLDMATRGGARAIGMADRLGQITPGRRADVIVVDTTQPHLQPMFDPIAQVVYAAKASDVRTTVVNGRILMHDRIVRTLDAKAVLADAQRMADRVRAALR, encoded by the coding sequence ATGCGCATCGAGCGGAACGCGTTGACGCGTGTGTGCCTGCGGGTGGTCGCGACGCTCGCCATGGCAGCGGGTAGTGCGTGCCGGCCGGCCGCCGATGCGCAGGACGGACGACAGTTGGCGTCGCTGGTCATCACCGGCGGCACCATCGTCACGATGGACGATGCGCGGCATGTCCTCTCGCCCGGGGCGATCGCCGTTGCGGGTACCGACATCGTCGGCGTGGGGACACCGGAGGAGATTGCCGCGGCATTCTCACCTGCCGAGACGGTCGACGCGACAGGGCAGGTCGTGCTTCCGGGGCTCATCAATACACACACGCACGCCGCGATGGTGCTGTATCGCGGGCTCGGCAACGACCTGAACCTGCAGGACTGGCTGTCCAAGTACATCTTCCCGGCGGAAGGGAAGACGGTGTCGCCCGAGTTCGTACGCGCGGGCACGCGCCTCGCGGCGCTCGAAATGATCCTCGGCGGCACGACCACCTTCGTCGACATGTACTACTTCGAGGAGGAGGTCGCCGAAGCGGCGAAGGAAGCCGGTCTGCGCGGTGTGCTCGGCCAGACGATCATCCAGTTCCCGGTCGGAGACGCGAGAACGCCCGAGGAGGCACTCGCACGCGCGCAGACGTTCATCGCCAGGTACAAGGGCGACGCGCTCGTGACGCCGGCCGTCGCACCGCATTCGATGTACACGCTCAGCGCCGACACGCTGCGTGCCACCGATCGTCTGGCACGCGAGCGGAGAGTGCCGTTGCTGATCCATCTGGAAGAGACGCGCACCGAACGCGAAGACGCAATCAGAACGCTCGGGCTGTCGCCGACCGGATATCTCGCGAAGCTGGCGCTGCTCGGACCTCACGTGATCGGTGCGCACGGTGTGTGGCTCGGCCCGAACGACATCCGGCTTGTGGCCGAGTCGGGGACGGCCATCTCGCACAATCCCGAAAGCAACATGAAGCTGGCGAGCGGGACCGCGCCGCTCGGCGACTACGCCGCGGCGGGCGTCACCGTCGGTCTCGGGACCGATGGTGCCGCGAGCAACAACGACCTCGACATGTTCGAGGCGATGCGACAGGCGGCGTTTCTGCAGAAAGTGGTGCGCGCGGATCCGACAGTCGCGCCAGCGTCATTCGTGCTCGACATGGCCACGCGCGGTGGCGCGAGGGCCATCGGCATGGCCGATCGCCTGGGACAGATCACGCCAGGGCGCCGCGCCGACGTCATCGTCGTGGACACCACGCAGCCGCACCTGCAGCCGATGTTCGATCCAATCGCGCAGGTGGTCTACGCTGCCAAGGCCAGCGACGTGCGCACGACGGTGGTCAACGGCCGCATCCTCATGCACGACCGCATCGTGAGGACGCTCGACGCGAAGGCCGTCCTCGCCGACGCCCAACGCATGGCCGACCGCGTGCGCGCGGCGTTGCGCTGA
- a CDS encoding fused MFS/spermidine synthase, translating to MSRAAPLACAITLGACLLFQIQFLLARQILPWFGGSPAVWSTSLVVFQVLLLAGYAWAHGLARLPSKRWQAGLQAALVIAGLGVVAWHTIMWPSPVMPGANWKPVADQSPIASIAVLLVATIGVPFLTLASTSPLLQRWHAAGVFTRRADTSTVGRTGSPYRWYAASNAGSLVGLLSYPLVVEPNLDLLRQGRWWSLGYVAFAAAMLACAWMAGTDPGTGHRAAGTGTRPDTGDGTVRTGEQSGTGSAADARGGAAAMALAAVLAAVPAALLQATTTLLTQDIAAVPFLWMLPLAVYLLTFIVAFERPAVCPRAPLAIALAIGGLLSIWRGPAGVALVLALATMAVAGLALHGELARRAPPADRLTRYYLAVAAGGAGGSALVAFGAPLTFARVIEYPVTLVAALVTLALVVWSDRHTSSHPQKQRLLAQGLMLAALVLTAATDIESRLVAMQTTHASRSFFGTVRVRDLRTADGAHIRHLIHGTTLHGMQILDDNRRLEPTAYFRPTSGIGRAMAALRARREPLRVVVVGLGIGTLAAYGREGDRLTFIEIDPQVAALSAGPSPAFTFLRQGPATTDIVVGDGRLVLEQQPPLHADLLVVDAFSSDAVPVHLITVEALGQYERHLRDARGLIAIHVSNRYLDLVDVAVATAHAHGLTAVHIEDAATTLTSRASDWVLLARDPASVTPFGAVASSNAHPWTDTWSAPWQARKR from the coding sequence ATGAGCCGTGCCGCGCCGCTCGCCTGCGCCATCACGCTCGGCGCCTGCCTGCTGTTCCAGATCCAGTTCCTGCTCGCGCGACAGATCCTCCCGTGGTTCGGCGGCTCTCCCGCCGTGTGGTCCACCAGTCTTGTCGTGTTCCAGGTCTTGCTGCTGGCGGGCTACGCCTGGGCGCACGGCCTGGCGCGCCTGCCATCGAAGCGCTGGCAGGCCGGCCTGCAGGCAGCGCTCGTCATCGCAGGTCTGGGCGTCGTGGCGTGGCACACGATAATGTGGCCATCGCCGGTGATGCCCGGCGCCAACTGGAAACCTGTCGCTGACCAATCACCCATCGCATCGATCGCGGTGCTGCTCGTCGCGACGATCGGCGTGCCGTTCCTGACGCTCGCAAGTACGAGTCCCCTGCTCCAGCGATGGCATGCGGCGGGCGTCTTCACGCGGCGCGCAGACACATCGACAGTCGGCCGTACCGGCTCGCCCTATCGCTGGTACGCCGCCTCGAATGCCGGATCCCTCGTCGGCCTGCTCTCCTATCCCCTCGTCGTCGAACCGAATCTCGATCTGCTCCGCCAGGGTCGCTGGTGGTCGCTCGGGTACGTCGCATTCGCCGCCGCCATGCTGGCGTGCGCGTGGATGGCGGGGACGGATCCGGGCACCGGGCACCGGGCAGCGGGCACCGGAACACGGCCGGACACCGGGGACGGGACAGTGCGCACCGGAGAACAGTCGGGCACCGGCAGCGCGGCGGACGCTCGTGGCGGTGCCGCGGCGATGGCGCTCGCGGCGGTGCTGGCGGCCGTGCCGGCGGCGCTGCTGCAGGCGACCACGACCCTGCTCACGCAGGACATCGCGGCGGTGCCCTTCCTCTGGATGTTGCCGCTGGCGGTGTATCTCCTCACGTTCATCGTGGCGTTCGAGCGCCCCGCGGTGTGCCCGCGCGCGCCGCTGGCCATCGCGCTGGCCATCGGCGGTCTCCTGTCGATCTGGCGAGGACCGGCAGGCGTGGCGCTGGTCCTCGCGCTGGCCACCATGGCAGTCGCAGGGTTGGCGCTGCACGGTGAACTCGCACGCCGGGCACCACCAGCCGACAGGCTCACGCGGTACTACCTCGCAGTCGCGGCGGGCGGCGCGGGCGGCAGCGCGCTCGTGGCGTTCGGCGCACCGCTCACGTTCGCGCGCGTCATCGAGTATCCCGTGACCCTCGTGGCGGCGCTCGTCACGCTCGCCCTCGTCGTGTGGAGCGACAGGCACACGTCATCACACCCGCAGAAACAGCGCCTGCTTGCGCAAGGGTTGATGCTCGCGGCACTGGTGCTCACTGCAGCGACCGATATCGAATCCCGACTGGTCGCCATGCAGACGACGCACGCGTCGCGCAGCTTCTTCGGCACCGTTCGCGTGCGCGATCTCCGTACCGCCGACGGCGCGCACATACGACACCTGATCCACGGCACGACGCTGCACGGCATGCAGATACTGGACGACAATCGCCGGCTCGAACCGACGGCCTACTTCAGGCCCACGAGCGGGATCGGCCGCGCGATGGCGGCGCTTCGCGCGCGCCGCGAGCCACTGCGCGTGGTGGTCGTCGGTCTCGGGATCGGCACGCTGGCCGCATACGGCCGCGAGGGCGATCGCCTCACGTTCATCGAGATCGATCCGCAGGTCGCGGCGTTGTCGGCGGGCCCGAGTCCGGCGTTCACGTTCCTGCGCCAGGGGCCGGCCACGACCGACATCGTCGTTGGCGACGGACGGCTCGTGCTCGAACAGCAGCCGCCCCTTCACGCCGATCTCCTCGTCGTCGACGCGTTCAGCAGCGACGCGGTGCCCGTGCACCTCATCACCGTCGAAGCACTCGGGCAGTACGAACGGCATCTGCGCGACGCACGAGGGCTCATCGCGATCCACGTATCCAACCGCTACCTCGACCTCGTCGACGTCGCCGTCGCCACCGCGCACGCGCACGGGCTGACCGCCGTCCACATCGAGGACGCAGCCACGACACTCACCAGTCGCGCGTCGGACTGGGTCCTCCTCGCACGCGATCCCGCCAGTGTCACGCCCTTTGGGGCCGTCGCCTCGTCCAACGCACACCCCTGGACCGACACATGGAGCGCCCCGTGGCAGGCCAGGAAGCGGTGA
- a CDS encoding heme-dependent peroxidase: MLTAPESLEGWCLLHQMFRVNWSSLQDATPHDCATLASGLQDFLTGVTPDDGSSIAVAMLGHKADLMLVHARRSFDALVQAQLDVARLPMAEVLESATSYVSVVELGMYEMTAKIDEQLKARGLTHGSDEYRAAMKEAMDAQHGRVSGRLFAPFPARRYVCFYPMDKRRGEIKNWYGAPFEKRAAMMREHGHIGRLYAGAVTQIISGSIGFDDWEWGVDLFADDPIVFKKLIYEMRFDEASADYGEFGPFYTGVQFSASQVATWLEGRTPALLPAGAGQ, translated from the coding sequence ATGCTGACTGCGCCTGAATCGCTCGAAGGCTGGTGCCTGCTGCACCAGATGTTCCGCGTCAACTGGTCGTCACTGCAGGACGCGACGCCTCACGACTGCGCCACGCTGGCGAGCGGTCTCCAGGACTTCCTCACGGGCGTCACGCCCGACGATGGGAGCTCGATCGCCGTGGCGATGCTCGGACACAAGGCCGACCTGATGCTCGTCCACGCGCGGCGCTCGTTCGACGCGCTCGTGCAGGCGCAACTCGACGTGGCACGCCTGCCGATGGCCGAAGTGCTCGAATCCGCGACGTCGTACGTGTCGGTCGTCGAGCTCGGCATGTACGAGATGACGGCCAAGATCGACGAGCAGCTGAAGGCGCGCGGTCTGACGCACGGCTCCGACGAGTATCGTGCGGCGATGAAGGAGGCGATGGACGCCCAGCACGGACGCGTGAGCGGGCGCCTGTTCGCGCCGTTCCCGGCACGCCGCTACGTCTGCTTCTACCCGATGGACAAGCGGCGCGGCGAGATCAAGAACTGGTACGGCGCGCCGTTCGAGAAGCGCGCGGCGATGATGCGTGAACACGGACACATCGGCAGGCTGTACGCCGGCGCCGTGACGCAGATCATCTCCGGATCGATCGGGTTCGACGACTGGGAATGGGGCGTGGACCTGTTTGCCGACGACCCGATCGTGTTCAAGAAGCTGATTTACGAGATGCGCTTCGACGAGGCGAGCGCCGACTACGGCGAATTCGGCCCGTTCTACACGGGGGTGCAATTCTCCGCGTCGCAGGTCGCGACATGGCTGGAGGGCCGGACGCCCGCGCTCCTGCCTGCAGGCGCGGGTCAGTAA
- a CDS encoding RpiB/LacA/LacB family sugar-phosphate isomerase has translation MPVADVRRVVVGSDHTGVALKQFLVSALRGRGLAVQAVGPEGASPAPVDYPDIAEQVGLVVVRGEADAGIVIDGAGLGSTMAANKVRGVRAALCFNETLARYARQHNGANVLALGATLVSTSDALAIAVTFFTTSMTEPRYIRRVLKLKRLDG, from the coding sequence ATGCCCGTGGCCGACGTCAGGCGTGTCGTCGTTGGCAGCGACCACACGGGCGTGGCGCTGAAGCAGTTCCTGGTGTCTGCGCTGCGCGGGCGAGGACTTGCCGTACAGGCTGTCGGACCAGAGGGCGCATCGCCAGCGCCCGTCGACTACCCGGACATCGCCGAGCAGGTCGGCCTCGTGGTGGTGCGTGGCGAGGCCGATGCGGGCATCGTGATCGACGGCGCCGGGCTCGGATCGACGATGGCGGCCAACAAGGTGCGGGGCGTGCGTGCGGCGTTGTGTTTCAACGAGACGCTGGCCCGCTACGCGCGGCAGCACAATGGCGCCAACGTCCTCGCGCTCGGGGCCACGCTCGTCTCCACGAGCGATGCGCTGGCGATCGCCGTGACGTTCTTCACGACGTCCATGACCGAACCGCGCTACATCCGGAGAGTGCTGAAACTGAAACGGCTGGACGGGTAG
- the hpt gene encoding hypoxanthine phosphoribosyltransferase, with protein sequence MTLDPESLPDHPAPLLTQEAIAIRVAEIAAQIRADYASTRDLHLICVLKGAFVFFSDLVRQLDRPATLDFIVASSYHKATRSSGEVRLIKDLDTGIEGRHVVIVEDIVDTGLTLTYLQDILRARGPVSVKTACLLSKPSRREVDVMVDYTGFTIEDRFVVGYGLDYAEKYRNLPYIGVLDART encoded by the coding sequence ATGACTCTCGATCCCGAGTCCCTGCCCGACCACCCTGCCCCGCTGCTCACGCAGGAGGCGATCGCCATCAGGGTCGCCGAGATCGCCGCGCAGATCCGCGCTGATTATGCCAGCACCCGCGACCTCCACCTGATTTGCGTGCTGAAAGGCGCCTTTGTCTTCTTCTCGGACCTGGTCCGCCAGCTCGATCGTCCGGCCACGCTGGACTTCATCGTGGCGTCGAGCTACCACAAGGCGACGCGGTCGTCGGGTGAAGTACGCCTGATCAAGGACCTCGACACCGGCATCGAAGGGCGGCACGTGGTGATCGTCGAGGACATCGTCGACACGGGCCTCACGCTCACGTACCTGCAGGACATCCTGCGCGCGCGCGGCCCGGTGTCCGTGAAGACAGCGTGCCTGCTCAGCAAGCCGTCGCGGCGCGAGGTCGACGTGATGGTCGACTACACGGGATTCACGATCGAGGACCGCTTCGTGGTCGGCTACGGCCTCGACTACGCCGAGAAGTACCGCAACCTGCCCTACATCGGCGTCCTCGACGCCAGGACCTGA